The sequence GCGTCCGCGTTGCCCGCCGGGCCGCGCTGGATCCACAACGCGGCACCCGCGGGCGTCCTCCCGGACTGGTCGGGCCCGGGTCTGCGCCGCCCGCTGCTGGTCGCCAACGCCGTCGAGGCCGCCCAGCTCACCGGCCGGTCCGCCGCCACCACCGTCGCCACCACCGACATCGCCGACACCGCCGACACCACCGGGGACCGGCGCCCGGACGGCACCGCCACGACGGCCGCCGCACTGGCGGCACTCGGCGACGGAGCCGTGGTCACCCTCGGCGCGGCCGGCGCGCTGGTCGCGGCGGGCGGCGCACTCCACCGCGTCCCCGCCCCCGAGGTGGCCGTCGTCGACACCACCGGCGCCGGCGACGTGTTCTGCGGCGCCCTCGCCGCGCGGCTGGCCCAGGGCGCGTCCCTCCCCGAGGCCGCGGCCACCGCCGTCGCGGCCGGTTCCTTCGCGGTCACCGCCCTGGGCGCCCGCGGTGCCCTCCCCCGCCCGGCCGACCTGACCGGGACCGGGACAACCGCCCCGCCGACCTGAGCGCCCGCACCGGTTCACCCACGAACCCGGACCCACAGACCGGCGCCCACGGACCGGCACCCGGACCGCGGTGGTCCGGGTGCCGGTCCGGGCCGACCCGCGGACGCGTCAGGGCCGCCCCATGTGGGTGGGGTAGTAGCCGCTGCTGATCCCCGAGATCCGGATCAGCGTGCCGGGCCGGGCGGCCTCCACGTACTGGTTGTTGCCCAGGTAGATCGCCACGTGGTGGATGCCCCGGGCGGAGCCGTCGTCCGACCAGAACAGCAGGTCCCCGCGCCGCAGCTGGGAGGCCGTCACCGGCGTGGTGGCCGCGTACTGGTCGTTGGCGACCCGGGGCAGCTCGATGTCGCCGCGCCGGAAGGCCTGCTGGACGAGGCCCGAGCAGTCGTAGCCGTCCGGGCCGTTGCCGGCCGTCTTGAACGGCTTGCCCAGCTGGGCCAGCGCGAAGCCGATCGCCGCCTCCACGTCACCGTCCGCCGCGGGGGCCGCCGCGTCGGCCGAGGAGCCGGCCCCCGTGGCCGTGGCGGAGCCCGAGGCGGCGGAGGTGTCCGACCCCCCGGTCCGCGCGAGGTAGATGTCGTAGTGCGTCGTCCACCGCCACTGGCCCTGACTGTTCTTGAACCAGTACCGCGAACCGTCCCACCCCTGGGTGATGCCCCCGGACGGGACGGCCACCGCCGAGGCGGAGACGGTCGAGGCCGAGGTCGAGGCCGAGCCGCCGGTCCTCGCCAGATAGACGTCGTAGTGCGTCGTCCACCGCCACTGGCCCTGACTGTTCTTGAACCAGTACTTCGACCCGTCCCACCCGGCGTGCGCCGGCGCCGGCTCGGCCGCCGCCGTCCCGACACCGGTACCGAGACCGATCACGCCGGCACCGGCCGCGATCACGGCCACCATGCCTATCCCCCGGCGGACCCGCGCGGCCCGCGAGGGGCGGGCGCCGCGCGCCGGCCGGGGGGAGGTGGTGGCAGCGGGCTGCCCGGTCGCGTCGTCGGCGGCACCCGGTGCGCCGGTGTTGACGGTCGTCATGCTGCTGTCTTCCTTCGCTGATCGCGCTGATCGCGCCGATCCCCTCGGTCGCGCCGAACGCTGGTCGCCAATCGCTGGACGCGGTGCGAGGGTCCCTGGGGCCCGCCCCGCGCCGCTTGTCACGGTAGGCACGCGTCCGGTCACGGCGCGCAGTGGAGTGCGCCAAAGGAAGGCTCACGGAAGGTGAGCGACCGTCACCCGACCCGGCGCCGGGTGACCGCCCGTCACCCGTGTGCCGAGTCCGCCAGCAGCTGCTTCTTCAGCACCTTTCCCAGCGCGTTCCTGGGGAGTTCGGACACCAGCACCACCCGCCGCGGCCGCTTGTGGACCGAGAGCCGCGACGCCACGAAGTCCGTCAGCTGTTCACCCGTCACGGGACCGTCCGGCACGACGTACGCCACGATCGCCTGACCGAGGTCCGCGTCCGGCGCGCCGACCACGGCGGCGTCGGCCACGGCCGGGTGGTCGCGCAGGGCCGCCTCCACCTCGCCGGCCCCGATCCGGTACCCACCGCTCTTGATCAGGTCGACGGAGGCCCGCCCCACGATCCGGTGGAAGCCGTCGGCGCCGATCACCGCGACGTCCCCGGTCCGGAACCAGCCGTCGGCGGTCCACGCCTCGGCGTCGGCGTCCGGCCGATCGAGGTACCCGCGGAACAGGGTGGGCCCGGCGACCTGGAGTTCGCCCACGCTCTCGCCGTCGTGCGCGACCGGCCCGCCGTCCTCGCCGACCAGCCGGGTACGCACCCCGGCCACCGGCAGGCCCACACTGCCGGGCCGGCGCTCCCCGTCGGCGCGGGTGGAGACGGTGATCAGCGACTCGGTCATGCCGTACCGCTCGATCGGGGCGTGGCCGGTCAGCGCGGCGAGCCGTTCGAACACCGGGACGGGCAGCGGAGCACTGCCGGAGACCAGCAGCCGGGCGGAGGCGAGCCGGGCGGCCGCCTCCTGGTCCGCCGCCAGCCGGGACCAGACCGTCGGCACTCCGAAGTAGAGGCTGCCGCCCGCGGCCGCGTACCCGGCGGGGGTGGGCCGGCCGGTGTGCACCAGCCGGCTGCCGGTCCGCAGCGCGCCGAGCACACCGAGCACCAGCCCGTGCACATGGAACAGCGGCAGGCCGTGCACCAGGGTGTCCTCGGCGGTCCACTGCCAGGCGTCGGCGAGGGCGTCGAGGTCGGCGGCGACGGCGGAGCGGTCGATCACCGCCCCCTTGGGCGCGCCGGTGGTGCCGGAGGTGTAGAGCACGAAGGCGGTCGCCGCGGGGTCCGGCTCGGCGTACGAGGTGGCCGAGCTCTCGCGCAGGTCCACCGGCAGCCCGGCGACACCGGCGTCCTCCGGCAGGACGTCACCGGCGGCGTGCGCCAGCAGGGCGGCACCGGAGTCGCGCAGGATGTGCGCGCGCTCCTTGGGCCCGGAGTCGGGCGGCAGCGGGACGACCGGGACCCCTGCGAGCAGGCCGCCCACGACCGCGACCACGGTCTCGGCGGTGGACCGGGCGAGCACCGCGAGGGCGGGGGCGCCGGCCACCCGGTCGGCGACGGCCGTGGCCGCGCCGAGCAGCCGCTCGCGGGAGAGCCCCGGTCCGTCGGAGATCCGCAGTGCGTCGGCGGAGTCGCCGGAACCGCCCCGAAGCGCCGTCAAGAGTGTCATGCGTCTTCCCTCGCCCCTGTCCACGGTGGGCCGGATGCCCACGGTCCGCTGTGCGCCGGGCGCCGCACCCGAAGCCCGAAGGATCCGTGGGATCCGCGGATCCCACGGGGCTCCGCGACCGGCGCCGCCGACCGACTCTACGGGCCGGGACCCGTCACCCGTGGGCCAGGGCGAACGACGGCGCGGGGGCGCCCCCGGGAGTTCCCGGGCGCGCCCCCGCGCCGTCACCTGCCGTCAGGCCGGGGTCAGGCCTTGCGGGCCTTCACCTCGCCGGTGAGCTGCGGCAGGACCTCGAACAGGTCGCCGACCACGCCGTAGTCGACGAGCTCGAAGATCGGGGCCTCGGGGTCCTTGTTGACGGCCACGATGGTCTTCGAGGTCTGCATGCCGGCCCGGTGCTGGATCGCGCCGGAGATGCCCGCCGCGATGTAAAGCTGCGGGGAGACCTGCTTGCCGGTCTGGCCGACCTGGCTGCTGTGCGGGTACCAGCCGGCGTCGACGGCGGCGCGCGAGGCACCGACGGCCGCGCCCAGCGCGTCGGCGAGCTCCTCGACCACGCCGAAGCCCTCGGCGGCACCGACGCCGCGGCCGCCGGAGACCACGATCGCGGCCTCGGTCAGCTCCGGGCGCCCGGAGGAGACGCGCGGGGTGCGCGAGACGACCTTGGCGGCGTTGCCGGTGAACGCGACGGTGACGTCCTCCACCGCGCCCGCGGCCGGAGCGGCCTCCGGGGCGACGGCGTTCGGCTTGACGGTGATGACCGGGGCACCGTGCGACACCGTCGACTTCACCTGGAAGGAGGCGGCGAACACCGACTGGGTCGCGACCGGGCCGCTGTCGCCGGCCTCCAGGTCGACGGCGTCGGTGATGAGGCCGGAGCCGATCCGCAGCGCGACGCGGGCGGCGACCTCCTTGCCCTCGCCGGAGGAGGTGACCAGCACCGCGGCCGCGTCGGCGGCCTTGGCGATCTGGGCCAGCGCGTCCACCTTCGGGACGACCAGCTGGTCGGCGAACTCGGCACCGTCGGCCACGTACACCTTGGCGGCGCCGTACTCGGCGGCCTTGGCGGCCAGCTCGGCCGCCTTGTCACCGGCGCCGAGGACGACCGCGGACGGCTCGCCGATGCGGCGGGCCAGGGTCAGCAGCTCCAGGGCCGGCTTGCGGACCACGCCGTCGGCGTGGTCCACGAGAACCAGGATCTCAGCCATGATTCATTGCTCCTGATCGATCGTTGGATGCGCGAACGGGTGGGACTAGATGAACTTCTGGTCGGCGAGGAAGCCCGCGAGCGCCTTGCCGCCCTCGCCCTCGTCCTTGACGACCGTGCCCGCGGTACGCGCCGGACGCGCCGTCACCGACTCCACCGCCGTCCACGAACCCGCCAGACCGACCTCACCGGCCCCGATCCCCAGATCGTCCAGGTCCAGGGACTCCACCGGCTTCTTCTTCGCCGCCATGATCCCCTTGAACGACGGGTAACGCGCCTCGCCCGACTGGTCCGTCACCGACACCACCGCCGGCAGCGCCGCCTCCACCAGCTCCGTCGCCGAGTCACCGTCCCGACGGCCCTTCACCACACCGCCCTCGACCGACACCTCCGACAGCAGCGTCAGCTGCGGCACACCCAGCCGCTCCGCCAGCAGCGCCGGCAGCACACCCATCGTGCCGTCCGTCGACGCCATACCACCGATCACCAGGTCGAACCCGGCCCGCTCCAGCGCCTTCGCCAGCACCGCCGACGTCCCGATCGCATCGGAACCGTGGATGTCCTCGTCGTTCACGTGCACGGCCCGGTCCGCACCCATCGACAACGCCTTGCGCAGCGCGTCCTTCGCGTCGTCCGGACCCACCGTCAGCACCGTCACCTCGGCACCCTCGTTCGCCTCCGCGATCCGCAGCGCCTGCTCCACCCCGTACTCGTCCAGCTCCGACAGAAGGCCGTCCACGCCCTCCCGGTCGGTGGTGTGGTCGTCCGCGAAACGACGGTCACCCGTCGCGTCCGGCACGTACTTCACACAGACAACGATCCTCAAGCTCACGGCCTGTCTCCTGTACTGGTCTCGTCCGGCGGCTGCGGCTGTGCAAGCGGGCGCGAAACACGGTACGCACCTGCTCCCGGCAGCGTGCTCCCGTGCCGGTCCGGAACTCCCTGGCAGCATACTCGCCAGTAGCCCGACGGTCACTACTCGCCAGTAGCTTACGCCGCGCGGTCCCGGCCGGGCGTCCCTCGGGCCCCCTCGGCAGCCCCGAGCGGGCCGTCGGTCCGGACGGACCGCGGGACGGACGCACTGCCGTCAGGGCCATCCTGCCCCAGCCCGACCCCTGCTCCGTCCCGCGGGGGCGCTCCTTCCCCCTGGGGACCCACCACGACCGCGGAACACGCCGTTCCGCGCCGGGGCGCGGGACCGCTCAGACCGCCTCGCCCAGCGCCGCGATCACATCCGCCCGCCTCGGCTGCCCGCTCGCCCGGCGAACCACCCGGCCCCCCGCGTCCAGCACCAGCACCGTCGGCGTCCGCAGGATGTCCAGTCGCCGCACCAGCTCCAGCCGCTCCTCGGCGTCCAGCTCCACGTGCGCCACCCCGTCGACCATCCCGGCGACCTCCGCGAGCACCCGGCGGGTGGCCCGGCAGGGTTGGCAGAAGGCCGTGGAGAACTGCACCAGCGTCGCCCGCTCACCCAGCGGCACCCCCAGCTCGGCCGCCGACAGCCCCACCGCCCCGTCCTTCGTCCGCACCCTCAGCCTCCCGTCGCGCTTGGCCCGCAGCAGTCCGAACGCGCTCGCCAGCGCGAGCACGACGACGCACACCACCAACCCGGTCATGCCCCCAGTCTGCGCCAGGCCCCCCGCGGCCCGGGAACGACCCCGGCACAACGGTCGACCACCGGCCCGCGACCCGCGTACCATCGCCGGGTGGACTCCGACCGCCCCGCACAGCCGCTG comes from Streptomyces sp. TLI_053 and encodes:
- a CDS encoding thioredoxin family protein produces the protein MTGLVVCVVVLALASAFGLLRAKRDGRLRVRTKDGAVGLSAAELGVPLGERATLVQFSTAFCQPCRATRRVLAEVAGMVDGVAHVELDAEERLELVRRLDILRTPTVLVLDAGGRVVRRASGQPRRADVIAALGEAV
- a CDS encoding acyl-CoA synthetase; the encoded protein is MTLLTALRGGSGDSADALRISDGPGLSRERLLGAATAVADRVAGAPALAVLARSTAETVVAVVGGLLAGVPVVPLPPDSGPKERAHILRDSGAALLAHAAGDVLPEDAGVAGLPVDLRESSATSYAEPDPAATAFVLYTSGTTGAPKGAVIDRSAVAADLDALADAWQWTAEDTLVHGLPLFHVHGLVLGVLGALRTGSRLVHTGRPTPAGYAAAGGSLYFGVPTVWSRLAADQEAAARLASARLLVSGSAPLPVPVFERLAALTGHAPIERYGMTESLITVSTRADGERRPGSVGLPVAGVRTRLVGEDGGPVAHDGESVGELQVAGPTLFRGYLDRPDADAEAWTADGWFRTGDVAVIGADGFHRIVGRASVDLIKSGGYRIGAGEVEAALRDHPAVADAAVVGAPDADLGQAIVAYVVPDGPVTGEQLTDFVASRLSVHKRPRRVVLVSELPRNALGKVLKKQLLADSAHG
- a CDS encoding C40 family peptidase yields the protein MTTVNTGAPGAADDATGQPAATTSPRPARGARPSRAARVRRGIGMVAVIAAGAGVIGLGTGVGTAAAEPAPAHAGWDGSKYWFKNSQGQWRWTTHYDVYLARTGGSASTSASTVSASAVAVPSGGITQGWDGSRYWFKNSQGQWRWTTHYDIYLARTGGSDTSAASGSATATGAGSSADAAAPAADGDVEAAIGFALAQLGKPFKTAGNGPDGYDCSGLVQQAFRRGDIELPRVANDQYAATTPVTASQLRRGDLLFWSDDGSARGIHHVAIYLGNNQYVEAARPGTLIRISGISSGYYPTHMGRP
- a CDS encoding electron transfer flavoprotein subunit alpha/FixB family protein, whose amino-acid sequence is MAEILVLVDHADGVVRKPALELLTLARRIGEPSAVVLGAGDKAAELAAKAAEYGAAKVYVADGAEFADQLVVPKVDALAQIAKAADAAAVLVTSSGEGKEVAARVALRIGSGLITDAVDLEAGDSGPVATQSVFAASFQVKSTVSHGAPVITVKPNAVAPEAAPAAGAVEDVTVAFTGNAAKVVSRTPRVSSGRPELTEAAIVVSGGRGVGAAEGFGVVEELADALGAAVGASRAAVDAGWYPHSSQVGQTGKQVSPQLYIAAGISGAIQHRAGMQTSKTIVAVNKDPEAPIFELVDYGVVGDLFEVLPQLTGEVKARKA
- a CDS encoding electron transfer flavoprotein subunit beta/FixA family protein, coding for MSLRIVVCVKYVPDATGDRRFADDHTTDREGVDGLLSELDEYGVEQALRIAEANEGAEVTVLTVGPDDAKDALRKALSMGADRAVHVNDEDIHGSDAIGTSAVLAKALERAGFDLVIGGMASTDGTMGVLPALLAERLGVPQLTLLSEVSVEGGVVKGRRDGDSATELVEAALPAVVSVTDQSGEARYPSFKGIMAAKKKPVESLDLDDLGIGAGEVGLAGSWTAVESVTARPARTAGTVVKDEGEGGKALAGFLADQKFI
- a CDS encoding PfkB family carbohydrate kinase, whose translation is MTAPSTPGRVVAIGSVNIDRILRCPVLPAPGETVLAAGSAQGFGGKGANQAVAAAAMGAPTWLVARVGSDAEGRAALADLRAAGVATDAVRTDPDAPTGLAVVLVDPAGENSIVVVPGANAGLTGTEVAQALAGLALTSADTVLTSGEVPEECIRATASALPAGPRWIHNAAPAGVLPDWSGPGLRRPLLVANAVEAAQLTGRSAATTVATTDIADTADTTGDRRPDGTATTAAALAALGDGAVVTLGAAGALVAAGGALHRVPAPEVAVVDTTGAGDVFCGALAARLAQGASLPEAAATAVAAGSFAVTALGARGALPRPADLTGTGTTAPPT